A stretch of DNA from Doryrhamphus excisus isolate RoL2022-K1 chromosome 6, RoL_Dexc_1.0, whole genome shotgun sequence:
ACGTCCAGCATGTGTCCATGCCCAAAACAGGTGAAACCCCCGTCACCAATGAGCTCATTAGGTTTATCTCTGTAAGACTATGCTGAGGTGCTAAGAAAAAAAACGTTTGGATATTGAAGGAGGGGAGAGTTTACAGCTGGAAGATGGACAAGCAGTTCAACTGGAAGACGGAACGACAGCCTTCATTCACACACCCAAAGGTATGAACAAATGTGTTAGCGTGTGTTAATTGTTCAAGTCATCATTGacactgtgttttattttattgtattgtaccaTACCAAATTTCCAAGTACTATCTCTAAATAGTGAAATTCTTGGCAGAAACGTACGAGCAAGGCAGCCTGCAGGAAGTGCAGCTGGAGGATGGCAGCACGGCCTACATTCAGCACACTGTGCACATGCCTCAGCCCAACACCATCCTGGCCATCCAGGCTGACGGCACTATCGCTGACCTGCAGGCCGAGGCCGCCGCCATTGACCCAGAGACTATCAGCGTGCTGGAGCAGTACACCACCAAGGTAAAAGGATGTCTTTCACACTGTCGCATATCTGTATCATTTGGGTTTTCTTTTCGGTTGATAATGATATTGGGCTGAGCTGCAATCACAAACGCACAAGtgtgcatacacacatgcacatacatgcacacacaaattaACTTAACCTTCTTGAGTGCACAAGCCCCCCTCAAAATATAGGGAAAATGttgctttatatatttttttaattctgaaaGTTTGTGAAATCAAACTGTGGATGAGCCATTGCAATACTGTCAACTACACTTGAATGCAGGATTGTATAGGTGTATCATTATTAGCCCAATCTACCTGAACCCATAAACATGTGTGTCCAAACCTAACCATAGTGGAGCAATCACATTTTGGTAGACCTAGGCGAAACACTGACAGAGCTGAGCTATTTACAGAAGATGTCATTTGTCCTCAGGTGGAGAACATTGAGAACCCGTTGGTTCCCTTTGGGACAGTGGAAGCAGACAACGGCGTGCACATGCGGGTAAAACACACCCCTCCAGTTCCATTAAACACTTCCTCCTCTGTCTGGTTGCCATGTTGGAGTCACACTGGTGTTCCTTGCCTGTCAGATTGTATTACAGGGTCAAGAGAATAGGACGGCCAGGGTCGCTAATGTCGGTGAGAAGTCATTCCGCTGTGAACATGATGGCTGTGGAAAGTTGTACACGACTGCCCATCATCTCAAGGTCAGTGTGGGGTTTTATCGTTTGTCAATTAGACTTTGACACAGTCAGAAAACCTCATTCATGTGTGTTGGCACAGGTACACGAGCGTTCCCACACTGGAGACAAACCATACGTGTGCGACTATCCAGGATGTGGCAAAAAGTTTGCAACAGGTATGTTATTAGTGATGTAAATCTTTCTGTGATAGATGATTGGATTCAAATCTAGACACACAGGTTACGATGCGAGTTATCATACCTCACAtgtaatgaataataacatgtgAATGTGAATTGTTTGCAGGGTATGGGCTCAAGAGTCACTCACGTACGCACACTGGGGAGAAGCCGTATAGATGTCAGGAGATCAACTGCTGCAAGTCCTTCAAAACATCTGGAGACCTTCAAaagcacacgcgcacacacacaggtaccAAAGCATCTATACAGAATTACAACCATATTTAGGGCTGTGTCTCAGTTGGCATATTTCCTCACTGggtgaaaacaatgtaatacatAAGGCACACATAACTGTGGCGCTGTAAAAAGACACACAGAACCACGTGACACTCCAAACCATAGATGGACAACAAACACATGTCCCTATGTCCGCCGTCGTCCATTTTTCAAGGCTTATCTACATTTACGATGAAGTGGAATTACATTTGCAAGTCATTTTGGCGTCTAAGACTgcaaaatatcaggagaatgtaGACTGGGGTCATGCCAGTTGAAATATTCTGATATTTTGTTGGCTTGTagtcaaagctcacttctgaGCTCACTTCATATAGCAGCAATTTGCTCGTCTACATGGAAAAGACAAGCCGGCATTTTCAGATTCTGTTTCTGATGAAAGGCTGAAACGATGTACAGTACAGGCCAAAAGTTTGCACACTCCTTCTCATTCAATGTGTTGTCATTTTCACGGctgtttatgttgtatattcTCAAAACTATGAATAAAAAACAGTgtgaaataattaaatatgtcttatatttacatatatacatatgtcttttatatatttttttgtgctgCAAACACCTGGTGTTCTCTCCGTGAGCTTCATGAGGAAGTCGTCTGAAGTGGTTTTCACTTCACATGTGCCTTGTCAGGGTTACTCAGTGGAATATCTTGCCTTATTAATGGGCTCGGGACCATctcttgtgttgtgtgtgtgtgtgtgtccacactTTTGGCCTGTATTATAATACTTTGCTGTTTTGACTTGAAACGTTTCATGTGGGCAGCCCCTGAGGAGCACAGCAAAGTGCACTGTGAGGACTCTTGATACATAGCAGCAGGGGAAGGACTACCAAAAAATATTGACGGGGTGTTGACAGCCTCGTTCGAGGCACGGGGTACACACAAGTGAGATAAAGTCAGaacaaataaattttttatgATTGTGGGGCGGAATATGCTTTTATAAGCTGATCCAAATGTTGGCGATAATGCTCTGATGAGTACTTGAAATTCAGCATTAAAAAGGAGAAGACGTGTGTAAATATTGCATTTGTCATTTCCAGTAAGTGTGCAACAACTCACAGTATGTATTTGCAACACTACTGTAAAAATTGGTGCTCTTGCAAATAAAGTACACAGCATCTGCAGTCAATGAAGTatccatttgagacacagcgCATATACCCACACACCTAAATATCTTCTGTTAAACCTTGTGTCACAGATTTGTGTATCTGTTTGGTGTTCCAGGAGAGAAGCCGTTCAAGTGTCCAGTAGAAGGATGCGGCAGGTCCTTCACCACCTCCAACATCCGAAAAGTTCACATCCGCACGCACACGGGAGAGCGGCCATACTATTGCTCTGAGCCCAGCTGTGGGCGCTCTTTCGCCAGCGCCACCAACTACAAAAACCATATGAGGATCCACACAGGTAGCTTCGTCTTGACTGGAAACAGCAACTGCCACCACTGATGTgaacaatgttttgttttggtccaTAAGGAAGAGATGTCTTCACGTCTTGCTTTTTCCTTTTGCAGGGGAGAAACCATATGTGTGCACTGTGCCTGGCTGTGAGAAGCGCTTCACAGAATACTCCAGCCTTTACAAACACCATGTGGTCCACACACCATGCAAGCCTTACAACTGCAACCACTGCGGGAAGACCTACAAGCAGATCTCCACCCTGGCCATGCACAAGCGGACGGCCCACAACGATACAGAGCCTATCGAAGAGGAGCAAGAAGCGTACTTTGAACCGCCCACTGGTCAGTGGAAGTGGAGTAAATGGTACATTGACAGTGAAGATGATTTGTATATTTAAAAGTCTTCTGCTAATCTCAGATGCCATTGATGACCCCAACGTGAGCTACACCACAACTGTGGTCGGGGGAGAGGACTCGGGCTCCGAGCAGGTTCCAGTGGAGAGCTCAGACGTGGTTGGTCAGCAACATGTTGCCTTGGTAACACAGGCGGATGGAACGCAACAGCAGGTAGTGGCATGCAgccctgtgtttttatttaaagtCACGTTGTGTTGGTGTGCTCAACTCTTTGTGTTCTCTTTCATCAGGTCAGTATCTCTGAAGCTGATTTACAAGCCATGGGGGGCACGATCACCATGGTAACGCAAGAAGGCACCACCATAACCATCCCAACCCATGAACTGACAACGCAAGGTGCTCAggtacaaataaatgtttttgtttaaatcTAAAATCGTGGTAATGTATTTCGCTATCTGGTGGCTCACTTGCACTGAAATGTTAGAAACGAGCAACTGTTTGCATCCGAAGTGCGGACAgggaaataataaaatgtattattagacAATACACTAATAACTATGTGCTTTGTGTAAAAAAGCTTGGATCTCAATGTTTTATTCAAATAGCTTTGCATATATTgttgatttgtatttatttattttttttagaagaaaatgtttaaaattatgGGTATCATACAGAAGATTAATTTAGAGCACATTTAAGTGGAAAAGTATTCGTATTTTTATCgcaattaatgtttttattttatgatgatgatgctttTCCTGACCCCACTACGCTGTCACCCTCAGGTGGCCATCATGACACCCGGCATGACGTCGTTTGAAACTGTGGAGGAGGCTGCCTACAGCCAAGAGACTGAAGACCTCCATCCTGTCACTTTGTTGGCCACCTCCAATGGCACTCACATCGCTGTGCAGGTTGGTAGAGCCATGTTGAAGACTACTTCCTTTCATGGTTGTTCACCTTCAggaaatattttaagaatttaACAAACCGCTGGTCTATTGCTTTtgcaaatatcatattttttattcctTCTTGTTTTTGTGTTCACGCTCATTCATGTTCTGTCAACTTATTATACTCCAGTGGCATGCTTAATGCGCAAGCcaactgctgagctaagttagaCATTGCTACTATTTAtgatattgttagcatgctatttctGTGTGTTTCGTGGACTGCATATAGCTGAGATGTAGTGTTGCTGTGCATTTGTTTATGTTGCAAACTACTAGCTTCATAAACATGGCAGTAGAGTAGGTGAatatcattaataattcataataacatAACGTAACTCGgtttcaaaaaggttggtgaccccggtgacaaacagaaatgcaaataaaaacaataagtggatattTTTGCCCTTAATGCTAAGtacattttactgcatttaatgATGCTGGGAAATCCCTTTTAAAATTCACTCAAAACATGTAAATTCATATTAAATGACGCAAGTCCTCATTGCTCATCATAAAACGGTTCAAGTCTGATTCAAATAATCTGCTAttaaaggatccatccatcttctgtgccgcgtatcctcactaggtttgcgggggtatgctggagcctatcccagctgatttcaggcGCAAATTAAATAAAGCACtatatgtaaaaatgtcatgcaGCTGTACTGCGCATGCAGTACTAAATCCTGAAGAGGTGGAGGTGTGCGTAAACTGGAAGGTGCTTCTTGTCACTGATGTCCTCCTGCAGATGAAAAGCCAGAACTCATCAGGTGGTGATCAAGCTTTTGCAGCAAAGTATCAGAATTTTTCCAAGAGAAAGAAAGGCTGCATGCACTTCATATACAAACAAGTTACCACCACCAATAATTTGTCgatttttaaagtaaataaatgggTCTCAGAAATATCCAACAATTCAGAACAATTTTTAACCAAAGTGATTCTCTTTTTTTGGTTGTCCTCTTAACCAACTTAagcaacctgtattaacataaaaaaactctAAAGCATTCAGTGCATGTCATTGTGATACTCAGAGTTTCTATCAAGACCAGAGATCCGTTTATGTTAAATGTGCAGTATAACATATTGGCAGGCGGGGTCCAGCTCAGGGGGTGTCATTCTGTTGATGGTGATTTGATGAGGGATCAAACTGAACCGAAACCACAAGAAATGTCTTGCATGTTATCTAAGCTAGTTTCCTCTGTACGCTACTGCTGTTCTGACTAACTATATTTAATCACTACCACGTCAAATTTTTGTATTGCCTTAAAATACATTCACTATGATCTACAAACACAACATTCCGTAGTATGACTGGGCAATAAGAATTTAGCTTCATATTATCTAAATGTCCTGAGGCCTGCAGTCACATCAAAACTTGCAGTTTTTGTCACCCTTTGTTTACCCTGAAAAACCTAGTTGCCATTTACTTTCTCCTCCTTCTGTTATGCTAATTACAAAGCAAACGCCATGGTGCATCTTCATGGTCATCAATTGGAATTGATGCATTTAACTCCAATTGTTTTTTCCTCTGATTAAGCCCACAGATTTAATCAATTTGTTTTAATGATTTCAGTACataattgtgttgttttgatcCGAACAGCTCAGTGATCAGCCCTCGTTGGAGGAAGCCATCAGGATAGCTTCAAGAATTCAGCAAGGAGAGTCGCCTGGCCTGGATGATTGACGCGACATGCCATGGATCATGACTCAAATCAACTAAAGAGAACTTAGAAGTCTTCCTTCTCTGCAAAATAACTGTTTTTAAGTGTACATAGGATTTTGATAACTGGACTATTTTGTCTTTCAACCAAACAGATGATTGGATGAGGGGACATGCTTTCTCATGATCATGCACAGTGCAGGGTACAGCAAATGAtatttctaattaaaaaaaaatcactcttgGTTGAGCTGTACTTCATTTTGGAACGTTGCTGCTCTATAAACtgctataaaaatattttgt
This window harbors:
- the znf143b gene encoding zinc finger protein 143, giving the protein MLLAQINRDSQGMTEFHDANGQPVTLCLTEAVAVADGDQMDTMDTVSLQAVTLADGSTAYIQHDSKPAFSDAQIMDGQVIQLEDGSAAYVQHVSMPKTGGESLQLEDGQAVQLEDGTTAFIHTPKETYEQGSLQEVQLEDGSTAYIQHTVHMPQPNTILAIQADGTIADLQAEAAAIDPETISVLEQYTTKVENIENPLVPFGTVEADNGVHMRIVLQGQENRTARVANVGEKSFRCEHDGCGKLYTTAHHLKVHERSHTGDKPYVCDYPGCGKKFATGYGLKSHSRTHTGEKPYRCQEINCCKSFKTSGDLQKHTRTHTGEKPFKCPVEGCGRSFTTSNIRKVHIRTHTGERPYYCSEPSCGRSFASATNYKNHMRIHTGEKPYVCTVPGCEKRFTEYSSLYKHHVVHTPCKPYNCNHCGKTYKQISTLAMHKRTAHNDTEPIEEEQEAYFEPPTDAIDDPNVSYTTTVVGGEDSGSEQVPVESSDVVGQQHVALVTQADGTQQQVSISEADLQAMGGTITMVTQEGTTITIPTHELTTQGAQVAIMTPGMTSFETVEEAAYSQETEDLHPVTLLATSNGTHIAVQLSDQPSLEEAIRIASRIQQGESPGLDD